The genome window CCAGCGCCAGCGCAGTAAATGCCACCACCACCCGCAATGTCACCAGCATGAAGGGACCAATCTCGCCCACGCCGACTTTGATCCATAAAAACGATGACCCCCAGATTGTGCCAAGAGCCAAAAAGATTAACCAGTTTTTCAGCGTCATTTCAAACCTCTAAATGTTTATCCTGCCAGGTGCTTTTCCTGTTCCAGCAGACGGCGTTTGCGCCCCACCCCCCAGCGGTAGCCCGCCAGCGAGCCATCGGTGCGCACCACGCGGTGACAGGGAGTGACCAGCGAGACCGGATTGGTGGCGCAGGCTCGCGCCACGGCACGCACGGCTTTGGGATTGCCCAGTGCCTCCGCAACCTGCGCATAGGTGCGCGTCTCACCCGGCGGGATGCGGCGCAGTTCCTCCCACACGCGCAGTTGGAACGCCGTAGCGCGCACATCCAGCGGCAGGTGGCTGACATCCGGCAATTCACCGCGCAGGTATGCCAGCACCTCGCTCACCCAGGCACGCATGTCCTCCCCGGCTGGACGAATCTGCGCCTGCGGGAATTCCCTGCGCAGGGCTTCCAGCAGAGGATCATCCTCATCGCCCATACTCAGAAAACAAATGCCCCGGCTGGTACCGGCTATCAGCAAACGCCCCAGCGGGCTATCCACCAGTGTATATGCGATGTCCATTCCCATTCCTCCCATGCGGTAATGATTTGGCGTGGTTCCCAGCGTTGCCGCGCCGCTGGCATACATGCGCGCCGCAG of Anaerolinea thermophila UNI-1 contains these proteins:
- the ada gene encoding bifunctional DNA-binding transcriptional regulator/O6-methylguanine-DNA methyltransferase Ada, producing the protein MMRSMMAQLQDEETLWQAVMARDAAWDGKFVFAVRSTGVYCRPSCPARRPRREQVRFFAAPAEARAAGFRPCKRCAPDEPIPPTQAWVLEVCRLLEEAGRPLPLNELSRAVGISPHHLTREFKAALGVTPRQYGEALRRQALRQELRAGESVTAAVYAAGYNSAARMYASGAATLGTTPNHYRMGGMGMDIAYTLVDSPLGRLLIAGTSRGICFLSMGDEDDPLLEALRREFPQAQIRPAGEDMRAWVSEVLAYLRGELPDVSHLPLDVRATAFQLRVWEELRRIPPGETRTYAQVAEALGNPKAVRAVARACATNPVSLVTPCHRVVRTDGSLAGYRWGVGRKRRLLEQEKHLAG